From Actinomyces slackii, a single genomic window includes:
- the rimM gene encoding ribosome maturation factor RimM (Essential for efficient processing of 16S rRNA), which yields MLLTVAVIGPAHALKGEVRLEIRTDDPEGRLAPGTVLPTEPASAGPLTVQRLRHDGTRWFASFQEAGDRTAAEALRGVALLVETDAEEPQEDEDAWYRHQLVGMRARDVAGAELGEVIDLEPGIAQDRLVVLTGGGQRVAVPFVEQLVPDIDPESSTVTIDPPGGLFPDAADDAEADEHPEEEQ from the coding sequence GTGCTGCTCACCGTCGCCGTCATCGGCCCCGCCCACGCCCTCAAGGGGGAGGTCCGCCTCGAGATCCGCACGGACGATCCCGAGGGCCGCCTGGCCCCCGGGACCGTCCTGCCCACCGAGCCGGCCTCGGCCGGCCCGCTGACGGTCCAGCGCCTGCGCCACGACGGGACCCGCTGGTTCGCCTCCTTCCAGGAGGCGGGGGACCGCACCGCCGCCGAGGCCCTGCGCGGCGTCGCCCTCTTGGTGGAGACCGATGCCGAGGAGCCCCAGGAGGATGAGGACGCCTGGTACCGCCACCAGCTGGTGGGCATGCGCGCCCGCGACGTCGCCGGTGCCGAGCTCGGCGAGGTCATCGATCTGGAGCCCGGCATCGCCCAGGACAGGCTCGTCGTGCTCACCGGCGGGGGCCAGCGGGTGGCCGTGCCCTTCGTCGAGCAGCTGGTCCCCGATATCGACCCGGAATCCTCCACCGTGACCATCGACCCGCCCGGGGGCCTGTTCCCCGACGCCGCCGATGACGCCGAGGCCGACGAGCATCCCGAGGAGGAGCAGTGA
- a CDS encoding N-6 DNA methylase yields MQTYVDSRESRKERGAFFTPPSVAEFIAGWAIRRDSDSVLEPSCGEAVFLTAAARRLAELGGVPSAGQLNGVDLHHASVDRAADALRAQGFEAALSVGDFFDYRQAAVDAVIGNPPYVRYHGFTGRSRVKGAEAALSAGVRLTALASSWAAFTVVAATHLVAGGRLGLVLPAELLSVNYASEVRSYLLRSFTRVRLVLFASRVFPDVQEEVVLLLADGYAPGGSGSESFEVMQVENLDDLATSRTVSTWTPPVPGGKWTPALVDCSAYQETLDSRGFARLASWGRLTLGAVTGANKFFALSPQRVAELGLTEADVIALSPPGSRHLRRFSLKEADLDALGQAGAQTFLFSPPERPSPAGAAYIRAGELAGVCEAYKCRVRSPWWRVPRPPIADLLITYMNADSVALCANEARSAHLNSVHGLVLSSDAEGIPPVLLALAAHNSVTALGAEFIGRAYGGGLLKLEPREARDLPVPTLEAVRHAARPLERALPQILELIDHGDAESARGVVDEALGIESWIGAPAMKEIRQTRRYLAARRAARGKGVRGVPSH; encoded by the coding sequence ATGCAGACCTACGTCGATTCTCGTGAGTCCCGAAAGGAACGCGGGGCCTTCTTCACCCCTCCGAGCGTGGCGGAGTTCATCGCCGGGTGGGCGATCCGGCGCGACAGTGACTCCGTCCTAGAGCCCTCCTGCGGTGAGGCTGTATTCTTGACGGCGGCTGCGCGCCGTCTCGCAGAGCTCGGAGGAGTCCCCTCCGCTGGCCAGCTCAATGGTGTCGACCTCCATCATGCATCTGTGGATCGCGCCGCTGATGCCTTGCGCGCCCAGGGCTTCGAGGCGGCGCTGTCAGTCGGTGACTTCTTCGACTACCGCCAGGCCGCCGTTGACGCGGTCATCGGCAATCCTCCTTATGTCCGTTACCACGGCTTCACCGGACGTTCCCGCGTCAAGGGTGCTGAGGCGGCGCTCAGTGCGGGCGTGCGGCTGACCGCGCTGGCATCATCATGGGCGGCCTTCACAGTCGTCGCCGCCACACACCTTGTGGCCGGAGGCAGGCTCGGGCTTGTCCTGCCCGCCGAACTTCTCAGCGTCAACTACGCATCCGAGGTGCGCTCCTACCTGCTGCGGAGTTTCACCCGGGTCCGTCTCGTTCTGTTCGCCTCGAGGGTGTTCCCTGATGTTCAGGAGGAGGTGGTGCTCCTCCTTGCCGACGGCTACGCCCCGGGAGGCTCGGGCTCGGAGTCCTTCGAGGTCATGCAAGTCGAGAACCTGGATGATCTGGCCACCTCCCGCACGGTGAGCACATGGACACCACCCGTGCCTGGAGGCAAGTGGACCCCGGCACTGGTGGATTGCTCCGCCTACCAGGAGACCCTCGACTCGCGCGGTTTCGCGCGGCTTGCATCCTGGGGTCGCCTCACCCTTGGGGCGGTCACTGGGGCGAACAAGTTCTTCGCCCTGAGCCCGCAGCGAGTCGCTGAGCTCGGACTCACCGAAGCGGATGTCATTGCTCTGAGCCCTCCAGGCTCACGGCATCTGCGCCGGTTCAGTCTGAAGGAGGCGGATCTGGATGCATTGGGACAGGCCGGTGCGCAGACTTTCCTGTTCTCCCCACCCGAGCGTCCTTCTCCAGCCGGAGCCGCCTACATTCGAGCGGGAGAGCTCGCCGGTGTCTGCGAGGCCTACAAGTGCCGTGTCAGGTCCCCGTGGTGGCGCGTTCCGAGGCCACCCATCGCCGATCTGCTCATCACCTATATGAACGCCGACAGTGTCGCGCTATGCGCCAACGAGGCAAGATCAGCGCATCTGAACTCGGTGCATGGTCTCGTCCTATCGTCGGATGCGGAAGGCATTCCGCCAGTGCTCCTGGCCCTGGCCGCACACAACTCAGTCACCGCACTCGGTGCGGAGTTCATCGGGAGGGCATACGGGGGCGGCCTGCTGAAGCTCGAGCCCCGTGAGGCCCGCGATCTACCGGTGCCCACATTGGAGGCCGTGCGTCATGCGGCGAGACCGCTTGAGCGCGCGCTGCCCCAGATCCTTGAGTTGATCGATCACGGTGATGCAGAGTCGGCTCGCGGTGTTGTCGATGAGGCGCTCGGCATCGAGTCGTGGATCGGGGCGCCTGCGATGAAGGAGATTCGTCAGACCCGTCGCTACCTGGCGGCGCGACGCGCGGCTCGTGGGAAAGGAGTAAGGGGTGTCCCGTCACACTGA
- a CDS encoding RNA-binding protein, which yields MLADALEHLVRGIVDHPDDVTVTSRSLRRGDLLEVRVNPEDLGRVIGRSGRTARSLRTVMGALADSPVRVDVVDTDRR from the coding sequence ATGCTGGCCGACGCCCTGGAGCATCTTGTGCGGGGCATCGTCGACCATCCCGACGACGTCACCGTCACCTCCCGCTCGCTGCGTCGCGGCGACCTGCTGGAGGTGCGGGTCAACCCTGAGGACCTCGGCCGCGTCATCGGCCGCTCGGGGCGCACGGCGCGGTCATTGCGCACCGTCATGGGCGCGCTGGCCGACTCGCCCGTGCGCGTCGACGTCGTCGACACCGATCGCCGCTGA
- the rpsP gene encoding 30S ribosomal protein S16: MAVKIRLKRMGKKFAPFYRVVVLDSRKKRDGRVIEEIGLYDPMQEPSLIRIDSERAQYWLGVGAQPTDAVFKLLKITGDYQAFKGLPGAEGTLKVKDADASSLAKEAAVKAAAEDAEKRKAAAAQAKEKADKEAAEAAAAAEAEAPQEESAEDATPAEEA, from the coding sequence GTGGCAGTCAAGATTCGCCTCAAGCGCATGGGCAAGAAGTTCGCCCCCTTCTACCGGGTCGTCGTCCTCGACTCCCGTAAGAAGCGCGACGGCCGTGTCATCGAGGAGATTGGTCTGTACGACCCGATGCAGGAGCCCTCGCTCATCCGCATCGATTCCGAGCGGGCCCAGTACTGGCTCGGCGTGGGCGCCCAGCCCACCGACGCCGTCTTCAAGCTGCTGAAGATCACCGGCGATTACCAGGCCTTCAAGGGCCTGCCGGGTGCCGAGGGCACCCTGAAGGTCAAGGACGCCGACGCCTCCTCGCTCGCCAAGGAGGCCGCCGTCAAGGCGGCTGCCGAGGATGCCGAGAAGCGCAAGGCGGCCGCCGCCCAGGCCAAGGAGAAGGCTGACAAGGAGGCCGCTGAGGCCGCCGCCGCAGCCGAGGCCGAGGCCCCCCAGGAGGAGTCCGCTGAGGACGCGACCCCGGCCGAGGAGGCCTGA
- a CDS encoding alanine/glycine:cation symporter family protein, whose amino-acid sequence MPIATPIALPAAIAAASDASLTERLTESLAAFEGFVSGKILVWILLGAGLLLTIGTHGVQFRLLGRSARLVLHSRHQRGSLSSFQAFVIGLGGRVGTGNIAGVALAVTMGGPGALFWMWVVALLGMATSFAESTLAQVFKVRNADGIFRGGPAYYMQRGLAIAGHGGLGRAMGIVFAAMLIFSYGLVFPMVQSNTIAATLGSSHEVSTTVTAIVLMLVTAPILLAGMRFVAKVTEWLVPIMALAYLIVVAVVVLVSLPRIPGVFADIFAGAFGLRPGLAGVGGGLFATFLNGTKRGLFSNEAGQGSSPNGAATADVAHPVVQGLIQSLGVFIDTIIICTATGLTVLLASPSIYTPGVQPEWAETTLVQQALADALPGGWVVWFMTFVVATFAYSSVLGYSNFAEINLSYLGGGRGAGVVLRLAMTAATGLGAIVALDLAWTMADIALALMTILNLVAVVWLSRWVFAVLRDYDRQRADGVEEPAFIAERAELPGVLEGDIWTADKAAARVATLREEA is encoded by the coding sequence ATGCCCATCGCCACGCCCATCGCGCTCCCAGCGGCGATCGCCGCCGCCTCCGATGCGTCCCTGACCGAGCGCCTGACGGAGTCTCTGGCCGCTTTCGAGGGCTTCGTCTCGGGCAAGATCCTCGTGTGGATCCTGCTGGGAGCAGGCCTTCTCCTGACCATCGGGACCCATGGGGTCCAGTTCAGGCTCTTGGGCCGCAGTGCTCGCCTGGTCCTGCACTCGCGTCATCAGCGCGGATCCCTGTCGAGCTTCCAGGCCTTCGTCATCGGCCTGGGCGGACGGGTGGGCACCGGCAACATCGCCGGCGTGGCGCTGGCCGTGACCATGGGCGGCCCCGGCGCCCTGTTCTGGATGTGGGTGGTTGCGCTGCTGGGCATGGCGACGTCCTTCGCCGAGTCCACCCTCGCCCAGGTCTTCAAGGTCCGCAACGCCGATGGGATCTTCCGCGGCGGCCCCGCCTACTACATGCAGCGGGGCCTGGCCATCGCCGGCCATGGCGGCCTGGGGCGGGCCATGGGCATCGTCTTCGCCGCGATGCTCATCTTCTCCTACGGGCTCGTCTTCCCCATGGTCCAGTCCAACACCATCGCGGCCACGCTCGGCTCGTCCCACGAGGTGTCGACCACGGTCACGGCGATCGTCCTCATGCTCGTGACCGCGCCGATCCTCCTGGCGGGCATGCGCTTCGTGGCCAAGGTGACCGAATGGCTGGTGCCGATCATGGCCCTGGCCTACCTCATCGTTGTGGCCGTGGTCGTCCTGGTCTCCCTGCCGCGGATCCCCGGCGTCTTCGCTGACATCTTCGCCGGCGCCTTCGGGCTCAGGCCCGGCCTGGCCGGCGTGGGCGGTGGCCTGTTCGCCACCTTCCTCAACGGCACCAAGCGCGGCCTGTTCTCCAATGAGGCCGGGCAGGGGTCCTCGCCCAACGGCGCGGCCACCGCCGACGTCGCTCACCCCGTGGTCCAGGGCCTCATCCAGTCCCTCGGGGTCTTCATCGACACGATCATCATCTGCACCGCCACGGGCCTGACAGTCCTGCTGGCCTCGCCGTCCATCTACACCCCGGGGGTTCAGCCCGAGTGGGCCGAGACCACCCTGGTCCAGCAGGCACTCGCCGACGCCCTTCCCGGCGGCTGGGTGGTGTGGTTCATGACCTTCGTCGTGGCCACATTCGCCTACTCCTCGGTGCTGGGCTACTCGAACTTCGCCGAGATCAACCTCAGCTACCTGGGCGGGGGGCGCGGAGCCGGTGTGGTCCTGCGCCTGGCGATGACGGCGGCCACGGGCCTTGGCGCCATCGTCGCCCTCGACCTGGCCTGGACCATGGCCGATATCGCCCTGGCGCTCATGACCATCCTCAACCTCGTGGCCGTTGTCTGGCTGAGCCGGTGGGTCTTCGCCGTTCTGCGCGACTACGACCGCCAGCGCGCCGACGGCGTGGAGGAGCCGGCCTTCATCGCCGAGCGGGCCGAGCTCCCCGGAGTCCTTGAGGGCGATATCTGGACGGCGGACAAGGCCGCAGCCCGCGTGGCGACCCTTCGCGAGGAGGCCTGA
- a CDS encoding ABC transporter ATP-binding protein: protein MSTTALAPSSAAGPIPAAGPAIEATGLVKSFGALRAVDGIDLRVDPGEIVAFLGPNGAGKSTTLDIVLGFSSPDAGTAWVFGRSPGQAASELRTGAILQEGGLLPDYTVGQTLQVVAAMRGGRHDIPSVLDLAGITPVLGRKVAKCSGGERQRLRLALALLGNPDLMVLDEPTAGMDVTARRSFWAAIRERTAGDKAVLFATHYLQEAADFADRIVIISRGRIVASGSVDEVRALGQGTIITATWPGLAGAAELEAELAPVRGTLADVAVHGEHVEIRTTAPDDVARLLLTRTPAHHLGITALSLDDVFAELVKDGEDVEDVKGTGDVTGTARRTD, encoded by the coding sequence ATGAGCACAACAGCACTGGCACCCAGCAGCGCCGCAGGCCCCATCCCCGCAGCAGGCCCGGCCATCGAGGCCACCGGCCTGGTCAAGAGCTTCGGCGCGTTGCGCGCGGTGGACGGCATCGACCTGCGCGTGGACCCCGGAGAGATCGTGGCCTTCCTGGGGCCCAATGGCGCGGGGAAATCCACCACCCTTGACATCGTCCTCGGCTTCTCCTCCCCCGACGCCGGCACCGCCTGGGTCTTCGGGCGCAGCCCCGGCCAGGCCGCCAGCGAGCTGCGCACCGGGGCGATCCTCCAGGAGGGAGGGCTCCTGCCCGACTACACGGTAGGCCAGACGCTCCAGGTGGTCGCCGCCATGAGGGGGGGCCGCCATGACATCCCCTCCGTCCTGGACCTGGCCGGGATCACCCCGGTCCTGGGGCGCAAGGTCGCCAAATGCTCCGGCGGCGAGCGACAGCGCCTGCGCCTGGCCCTGGCGCTGCTGGGCAATCCCGACCTCATGGTGCTCGACGAGCCCACGGCCGGCATGGACGTCACGGCACGCCGCTCCTTCTGGGCGGCGATCCGCGAGCGCACCGCCGGGGACAAGGCGGTCCTCTTCGCCACCCACTACCTGCAGGAGGCCGCGGACTTCGCGGACCGGATCGTCATCATCAGCCGCGGGCGCATCGTCGCCTCGGGCTCCGTGGACGAGGTCCGCGCCCTGGGCCAGGGCACGATCATCACCGCCACCTGGCCGGGCCTGGCAGGTGCCGCAGAGCTGGAGGCGGAGCTGGCGCCGGTGCGCGGCACGCTGGCGGACGTGGCGGTCCACGGCGAGCACGTGGAGATCCGCACCACCGCACCCGACGACGTCGCCCGCCTGCTGCTGACCCGCACCCCCGCCCACCACCTGGGGATCACGGCACTGAGCCTGGACGACGTGTTCGCAGAGCTCGTCAAGGACGGCGAGGACGTCGAAGACGTCAAGGGCACCGGGGACGTCACCGGCACCGCTCGGCGGACCGACTGA
- a CDS encoding sensor histidine kinase — translation MSASPAQAALPASWSDWRRTWPGTAGWLGVDVQSSIWVGFLIPAIAFLLRSPAPAWAKALGTVGMTAFGVIYVIEISLIAKRVDFTRVPTQSTLRQEMTPALRPLVLLAICAGTAIIAITWYFPLFLPYFCAVLLFTMRLRTGLMACACLCVTSLLIALPATALDPQFLYFTLGCLLSSGFVVISRFYAEQEEQRAHRAREQAAMAEREEISRDVHDLLGHSLTVLTLKAEVAQRLLRQDPQAAERELAEVIELSRAALADVRATVTRLRTPDLASQVESSRTAFAAAQIDAEISGAAGDVPLGQRELISWALREATTNILRHAAATRVRVAIAAGRLHVVDNGRGLAGAPAGNGLRGLRRRVEAAGGRLRVVSPAPSGPGMGGQEGPGTEMEVVL, via the coding sequence ATGAGCGCCTCTCCCGCCCAGGCGGCCCTGCCTGCGAGCTGGTCGGACTGGCGCCGGACCTGGCCCGGCACGGCCGGCTGGCTCGGCGTCGATGTGCAGTCCTCGATCTGGGTCGGCTTCCTCATCCCGGCGATCGCCTTCCTCCTGCGCTCCCCGGCCCCGGCGTGGGCGAAGGCCCTGGGGACCGTGGGGATGACGGCCTTCGGGGTCATCTACGTCATCGAGATCAGCCTCATCGCCAAGCGCGTGGACTTCACCCGCGTGCCGACCCAGTCCACGCTGCGCCAGGAGATGACCCCTGCGCTGCGACCACTTGTCCTGCTGGCTATCTGCGCGGGAACGGCGATCATCGCGATCACCTGGTACTTCCCCCTGTTTCTGCCCTATTTCTGCGCAGTCCTCCTGTTCACCATGAGGCTGCGCACCGGCCTGATGGCCTGCGCGTGCCTGTGCGTGACCAGCCTGCTCATCGCCCTGCCCGCCACCGCGCTCGACCCCCAGTTCCTGTACTTCACGCTGGGATGCCTTCTCTCCTCGGGCTTCGTGGTCATCTCCCGCTTCTACGCCGAGCAGGAGGAGCAGCGCGCCCACCGGGCCCGGGAGCAGGCAGCGATGGCGGAGCGCGAGGAGATCAGTCGGGATGTGCATGACCTGCTCGGGCACTCCCTGACGGTGCTCACCCTCAAGGCTGAGGTGGCCCAGAGGCTCCTGCGGCAGGACCCGCAGGCCGCCGAGCGGGAGCTGGCCGAGGTCATCGAGCTCTCGCGGGCCGCCCTGGCGGATGTGCGGGCCACTGTGACCCGGCTGCGCACACCGGACCTGGCCAGCCAGGTCGAGTCCTCCCGAACGGCCTTCGCCGCCGCTCAGATCGACGCGGAGATCTCCGGTGCCGCTGGGGATGTCCCCCTGGGCCAGCGCGAGCTGATCTCCTGGGCGCTGCGGGAGGCCACGACGAATATTCTGCGGCACGCCGCGGCCACGCGCGTGCGGGTGGCCATCGCTGCGGGCCGCCTTCACGTGGTTGACAATGGTCGTGGCCTGGCGGGGGCGCCTGCCGGCAATGGGCTGCGGGGCCTGCGCCGGCGCGTGGAGGCGGCCGGCGGCCGACTGCGGGTGGTCAGTCCTGCGCCGTCGGGCCCCGGCATGGGCGGGCAGGAGGGCCCGGGCACGGAGATGGAGGTTGTGCTGTGA
- a CDS encoding IS481 family transposase — translation MVHANSPLTPEGRRRLAVLVVEEGWPLRRVAERLQVSPATVKRWADRYRAGEALIDRSSRPSTSPGRLPSKTERRIIAMRFTRRWGPHRIAYHLNLHRSTVGRVLSRYRMPLLAHIDQATGLPVRRPAPARYEKKRPGQLVHLDIKKLGRIPQGGGWRAHGRGSAADKSSGRARDRAARKGASPSRGYRYLHHAVDDYSRVAYSEILDDERKETVTAFWRRASAFFADLGVGVSAVMTDNGACYRSAAFNQLLQDTGIKHRYTRPYRPQTNGKVERFNRTLATEWAYARPYTNEAERAAAYNDWLHHYNHHRPHTGIGGQTPSQRVHNLTGKYT, via the coding sequence ATGGTCCACGCTAACTCGCCTTTGACGCCTGAGGGGCGTCGACGTCTCGCTGTTCTGGTCGTCGAGGAGGGCTGGCCGCTGCGGCGAGTCGCTGAGCGCCTACAGGTCAGCCCGGCCACCGTCAAGCGATGGGCCGATCGCTACCGGGCCGGCGAGGCGCTGATCGACCGCTCCAGTCGACCCTCCACCTCGCCGGGGCGCCTGCCCTCCAAGACCGAGCGGCGGATCATCGCTATGAGATTCACGCGCCGCTGGGGACCGCACAGGATCGCCTATCACCTGAATCTGCACCGCTCCACAGTCGGGCGGGTCCTGTCGCGCTACCGCATGCCCCTACTGGCCCACATCGACCAGGCCACCGGGCTGCCTGTTCGCCGCCCGGCGCCGGCGCGCTACGAGAAGAAGCGCCCCGGGCAGCTGGTGCATCTCGACATCAAGAAGCTCGGCCGCATCCCACAAGGAGGCGGGTGGAGAGCCCACGGGCGCGGCTCGGCGGCCGACAAATCCTCAGGCCGGGCCCGCGACCGCGCCGCCAGGAAGGGCGCCAGCCCCTCACGCGGCTACCGCTACCTCCACCACGCCGTGGACGACTACTCCCGGGTGGCGTATTCCGAGATCCTCGACGATGAGCGCAAGGAGACCGTAACCGCCTTCTGGAGGCGCGCCAGCGCGTTCTTCGCGGACCTGGGGGTGGGTGTCAGCGCCGTGATGACCGATAACGGTGCCTGCTACCGCTCCGCAGCATTCAACCAACTGCTCCAGGACACCGGGATCAAGCACCGCTACACCCGCCCCTACCGCCCCCAGACCAACGGCAAGGTCGAGCGCTTCAACCGCACCCTGGCCACCGAGTGGGCCTACGCCAGGCCCTACACCAACGAGGCCGAGCGAGCCGCCGCCTACAACGACTGGCTCCACCACTACAATCACCACCGACCCCACACCGGCATCGGAGGCCAAACCCCATCACAACGCGTACACAACCTCACGGGGAAGTACACCTAG
- a CDS encoding alpha/beta hydrolase family protein: MRRARGRWRRRLLHIAVCVCVIVAVLAGVALIGNDFRFRLQHLQVLVGDESLEAVLTMPTGTPPRGLVVIIHGDGPIDADNDGLYFPWFEVAADAGYATLSWSKPGIAGSDGNWLDQSMEDRAAEVSAVIDWARGRASIPTERIVLWGASQAGWVLPKVAASRDDIAAVIALNPAINWLRQGRYHLLAELDHNSAGQAERDEAIRCSEQTRRLLKQKADYNTYRATTCDPEPLTEDRWRFAIRNYASDATDDLVAMGGEQVPVLLMLSTHDRHVDVSETAATYTSILGAKATVQYFDAAHTMARPAVEDSELLGLVIAVLWPRALMADNSLAAYRDYLEALP, encoded by the coding sequence GTGAGGAGAGCGAGAGGTAGGTGGCGTCGGCGCCTGCTCCACATCGCGGTATGCGTATGCGTCATCGTCGCTGTCCTGGCCGGTGTGGCGCTGATTGGCAATGACTTCCGGTTCCGTCTGCAGCACCTCCAGGTACTCGTCGGGGATGAGAGCCTCGAGGCTGTGCTCACCATGCCGACTGGCACGCCGCCCCGTGGTCTCGTCGTCATCATCCATGGCGACGGGCCCATCGATGCGGACAACGACGGGCTCTACTTCCCCTGGTTCGAGGTGGCCGCCGATGCCGGGTATGCGACTCTGTCCTGGAGCAAGCCCGGCATCGCCGGTTCGGACGGGAACTGGCTCGACCAGAGCATGGAGGATCGAGCGGCGGAAGTCTCCGCGGTGATCGACTGGGCCCGTGGGCGAGCCTCCATCCCGACCGAGCGCATCGTGCTGTGGGGTGCCAGCCAGGCCGGTTGGGTGCTCCCCAAGGTGGCGGCCTCACGCGATGACATCGCTGCGGTGATTGCTCTCAACCCCGCCATCAACTGGCTGCGCCAGGGGCGCTACCACCTCCTGGCCGAGCTCGACCACAACAGCGCGGGCCAGGCCGAGCGCGATGAGGCGATCCGATGCAGCGAGCAGACTCGCCGCCTCCTCAAGCAGAAGGCGGATTACAACACCTACCGGGCGACCACCTGCGACCCTGAGCCGCTGACCGAGGATCGCTGGCGTTTTGCGATCCGGAACTACGCATCCGATGCCACCGATGACCTCGTGGCGATGGGCGGCGAACAGGTGCCTGTTCTCCTCATGCTGAGCACGCACGATCGACATGTCGACGTCTCGGAGACAGCCGCCACCTACACGAGCATTCTCGGGGCCAAGGCGACGGTCCAGTACTTCGATGCGGCCCACACGATGGCTCGCCCGGCCGTGGAGGACTCAGAGCTCCTCGGACTCGTCATCGCTGTTCTGTGGCCCCGTGCGCTCATGGCCGACAACTCCCTGGCCGCCTACCGCGACTACCTCGAGGCCCTGCCGTGA
- a CDS encoding PaaX family transcriptional regulator, which translates to MATDSSSISPRTIVEAFLPADGAVGLGVIYDTANAMGIDDQPLRLCLRRMVSAGQIEQTGRGRKGSVALTDAGRDRLRRDRLALRLAFAQDEGLVPWDGSWRLVAVSAPEAERSMRDATRRILVDAGAVSISTGLFISPHDLTDLLDTEQQRRIVPITASDISIGGTSDPRELAAMLWPPEPLLAGYEDLDRVLSSPPAIDLADAGAILRAQLILADAIERALRPDPLVPLELREADWKPTRLRREWRRRWDDLTNRLPDRLLYRDWLPSNHSDPPRIT; encoded by the coding sequence ATGGCCACTGATTCATCCTCGATCTCGCCGCGCACGATCGTCGAGGCTTTCCTGCCCGCGGACGGCGCGGTTGGGCTGGGGGTCATCTATGACACCGCCAACGCCATGGGCATCGACGACCAGCCACTGCGCCTGTGCCTGCGGCGCATGGTGTCCGCCGGGCAGATCGAGCAGACGGGTCGGGGGCGCAAGGGCTCGGTCGCGCTCACCGACGCCGGCCGGGACCGACTGCGTCGGGACCGCCTCGCTCTGCGCTTGGCCTTCGCACAGGATGAGGGCCTCGTCCCGTGGGATGGGAGCTGGCGGCTGGTGGCAGTCAGCGCACCGGAGGCCGAGCGATCGATGCGCGACGCCACCCGTCGAATCCTCGTTGACGCCGGTGCGGTCTCGATCTCGACGGGCCTGTTCATCAGCCCGCACGACCTGACCGACCTTCTCGACACCGAGCAGCAAAGGCGGATCGTGCCGATCACCGCATCGGACATCAGCATCGGGGGCACGAGTGACCCTCGCGAGCTGGCGGCCATGCTGTGGCCGCCGGAGCCTCTCCTGGCAGGCTACGAAGACCTTGACCGGGTGCTCTCCAGCCCACCGGCCATAGACCTGGCGGACGCCGGGGCGATCCTTCGGGCTCAACTCATCCTCGCCGATGCGATCGAACGGGCACTACGACCAGACCCCCTTGTGCCCCTCGAGCTCCGAGAAGCCGATTGGAAACCCACTCGTCTGCGCCGCGAGTGGCGCAGACGCTGGGACGACCTGACCAACAGACTCCCCGACCGCCTTCTCTACCGGGATTGGCTCCCCTCCAACCACAGCGACCCGCCACGAATCACGTGA
- a CDS encoding DUF4276 family protein — MTRIVASVVEGHGEVKALPELLRRITNEAGIFDSQVAEPFRLGRDHMRSTKVRDAVRMQWANINQRGGIGVVVVLYDSDDDDPQQCVKATREALEGQEAVVAVAVREYEAWFLAGIESLRDHRAVKDDAAYPKDPEAKRGAKEALQEQMIENYAETRHQVAFSSRLDLDATARRSPSFARFREQFLASLTAA, encoded by the coding sequence ATGACCAGGATCGTTGCCTCCGTTGTCGAGGGTCATGGTGAGGTCAAGGCGCTCCCCGAGTTGCTGCGCCGAATCACAAACGAGGCGGGTATCTTCGATTCTCAGGTGGCCGAGCCTTTTCGACTGGGGCGTGACCATATGCGCTCCACCAAGGTTCGGGATGCTGTGAGGATGCAGTGGGCGAATATCAATCAGCGGGGAGGGATTGGCGTAGTTGTCGTTCTCTACGACTCGGACGACGATGATCCGCAGCAGTGTGTGAAGGCCACGCGGGAGGCGCTGGAGGGGCAGGAGGCCGTGGTCGCTGTCGCTGTCCGCGAGTACGAGGCCTGGTTCCTGGCTGGGATCGAATCCCTTCGCGATCACCGAGCTGTCAAGGACGATGCCGCGTACCCCAAGGATCCCGAGGCGAAGCGAGGAGCCAAAGAAGCGCTCCAAGAGCAGATGATCGAGAACTACGCCGAGACGCGGCACCAGGTCGCGTTCTCCTCGAGACTCGATCTTGATGCCACTGCACGACGCTCACCCTCTTTCGCGCGCTTCCGCGAGCAGTTCCTGGCCTCGCTCACAGCCGCCTGA